The genome window CCGTTTGAAGTTATATGCTCTGGCTCGAATTGATACATTTTTTCTCTGTCTGAGGGTATATGTTCTTGCTCACATATATCTAGTTTCTCCCCACCTGAAATTATATACTCTGGCTCGGATTGATTCAGTTTCTCTTCGCTTGAAGGAACATTTTCTTGTTCAGATTGATTCCGTTTCTCTTCGCCTGAAGGTACATTTTCTTGCTCGGATTGATTCAGTTTCTCTTCGCTTGAAATTATATACTCTTGTTCAGATTGATTAATTCTCTCTCCACCTAAAGGTATATTTTCTTGCTCAGATTGATTCAGTTTCTCTCCGTTTGAAGGTATATGCTCTGGCTCGAATTGATACattttctctctgtctgaggGTATATGTTCTTGCTCACATATATCCAGTGTCTCTCCGCCTGAAGTTATATCCTCTGCCTCGGATTGATTCAGTTTCTCTCCGCCTGAGGGTATATTCTCTTGCTCAGATTGATTCAGTTTCTCTCCTCCTGAAGGTATATTCTCTTGCTCAGATTGATTCAGTTTCTCTCCTCCTGAAGGTATATTCTCTTGTTCAGATTGATTCAGTTTCTCTCCGTCTGATGGAATGTGTTCTTGCACATATACATTCAGTTTCTCTCTGTTTGAAGGTATATGCTCTGAATCGGTTTGATTCAGTTTCTCTCCACCTAAAGGTATATTTTCTTGCTCAGATTGATTCAGTTTCTCTCCGTTTGAAGTTATATGCTCTGGCTCGAATTGATAAATTTCTCTGTCTGAGGGTATATGTTCTTGCTCACATATATCTAGTTTCTCCCCACCTGAAATTATATACTCTGGCTCGGATTGATTCAGTTTCTCTCCGCCTGAAGGTATATTCTCTTGTTCAGATTGATTCAGTTTCTCTCCGTCTGATGGAATGTGTTCTTGCACATATACATTCAGTTTCTCTCTGTTTGAAGGTATATGCTCTGAATCGGTTTGATTCAGTTTCTCTCCGCCTGATGGTATATGCTCTTGCTCAGATTGATTCAGTCTCTCTGAGTGTATCTGCTCTACCTCCTCACTGTATAATATGTCTTGTGTCTGGGCAAGTTCAGTGTGAGACTCAATTTGAAGACTCAGTACTGACTCGCTCTCAATCATCTGCCCATTAAAGTGTTCACTGTAACTGGATATAGATAAATTCTCTAGCTCTTGCTCCACCAATCTATCAATTCTTTCTTCATTATAGTCCTCATCAGAGCACACCATGGAGTACTCTCCAGGTTCTGTAAGTTCCTCATAAGATTGCTCCTCTTCTGCCTCCTGAATCAACTGATCTACAGCATTCTCCTCATCGTTCTCCTGTGTAGCATGCTCCTTTGTTTGGCTAGCATCCATGTCCTCTTGGTGAGTGGAGCCCATGTTACTTTCCTGATCTATGACGTCTCCTTCTGACTCTTCATACAGATACTCCATGGTGTCAAACTGTTTGGACTTGCCTTCGCCACAGGTGTCTGTTCCTGTCTGGCAAACCTCCCTGTCCTCTTCACCATCACTGGAGTCACTTTCGCCCATGTGTGAAGCCTGAGTGTTGACATCCGTCTCGTCACTCTTGTAACGGATCAGGGGGTGTGTATCGGCTAGTGTGTTGTCCTGAGCATAGCTGTCGCCTTCTAGCTCAGCCCTCCATAAAACAGAATTATTTTGACAGTAGTTTGCCTCATCGTGATCCTCTTTGTCATTGTCGGATATATTCAGTTTCTCTCTGCCTGAAGGTATTTGCTCTTGCTCAAATTGATTCAGTTTCTCTACATTTGAAGGTATATACTCTTGATCAGACCGATTGGGTTGGGTTTCTCTGTTATTCCACGTCTCTTCCTCTTTCACATGATCCTTTCCTTCTTTCCAATCATCCATTCTTTCTCCAATTCTATTCTCTTCATTGTAACCTCCCACTCTATCCCATTCATCCTTTACATCCCCATTGGGGTTCAGTGCATGTTGTTCCTCACGTCTGTTAGACATATCATTTTCATCATCCCCTTTTGTGAAATGTATGTCACCTTCCTCCACTCTTTCAACATGGTGAAATACCTCTTCTGACCAGTGAGAAGCTTGAGCAGATTCATATGAGATAATTTCCTCTTGGTTGAACTTATCGATTCTTTCTGTCATGTCATTTTCCTTATTGAATCCTCCCGATCTTTCACAATCATCCTTACCATACCCATAGGCGTGCCATTCATCTTCCAATTGCTCCTCATGTTTGTTAGACATATCATTTTCATCCTCGTTTGGGAGATTAATAACATCTTCCTCCAGTCTTTTAACATGGCAAAATGCCTCTTCTAAACCGTTGAAGGCTTGAGTAGATTCATATGACATATTGTCCTCTTGGTTGAACTCTATTGGCTTGTTGTAACCGTGGGAGGCTTGAGTAGATTCATATGACATACTGTCCTCTTGGTTGAACTCTATTGGCTTGTTGTAACTTTTCCCCGCCCCATACTCAAATGCTTGTTCTAGCACTGATTTAGTTTCAGATTCCAAGCCTTCATTTCCCGCCCATTCAGCATCTTTCTTTGCTGTTTCAAGATCTCTTTCCTCCGATGCATTCATGGGACCGTAAGGCATATCTAGTAGAGGTTCCTCTTTTTCAAAAGACGTTTCAAAAGGTACATCATTATCATAATTCGCTGAGAAAGCAGAATGTGCCCCTGTCACCGAACCTGCTCTCTCATAGCTCACTGAAGGGCTGTAGAGCTCTTGAGCATCAGTGCTGAACACAGTTGGCATACTGAAGCAGGTCTCAACCTGGTGACTCATGGCAGATTCCAGAACGGGTTTCTCTTCAGCAAACCAGGTTCTGACTATGTTCTGATCCTCTTTCTCCTTTTCCATATCCCACATGTATTGTTCCTTATAGTCAGATCCAAGCAAAGATATAACATCAGCTCCTGCCTCTTCAGTGGGAGGTGAGAGAGGCTCAGCATAGTTGACTTCTTTATGGATATCTTGGGGTCTGAAGTGGTCGACTGAAATTCCGTCCTGTGGTACTTTGGGGTAAGGCGTTGAACAACTTACCTGGTGGTTGGACCCTACGCCAAAGTCAATATGCTCTTCTTCTGTCTTTCGACAACTCTCAGGTGTTTTGTTCAGGGTTACCCGATTCTGAGTCCAGATTGGTGATGCGGACATCATTGTTACATTGGATTGTGGGCTTGCTCTATGGATGGTAGAGATGGGCCTGATCATGTGACTGGTAGCCAGCTGTGTCTGGAAGCTTTGTTTAACCCCTCGAGAGCTGGGCACTCCATCTGTGAATGACATAGGAAGATTATTGAATAGGTACACCATACATAATGGTACTGGGTAGGCCACAGGCCAGGGACTATCGTAGATAGACATCAATAAGGTTGAAATGAACCCCCACACTGACAATAATCTTAACAATACCAGCAAACATTCACCAATGCTTTGATTGCTTTTTGTCTTACAATCTCTGTCTATTCCAAAATGTCTTCAGTTTTATCTTAGGTTGACAGAGATCTCGAAACCCCATCCCAAAGGCAATATTAGGATACATGTTCTCCTGAACAGAGGTTAGACAGTAATGGAGAGATATTGATCATGACTTCCTTCCCCTCCAGTCTGACTTACCGGAAAGCTAAGCCATATGGCTCAATGACCTTTGGGGACTCTAGGTAGCTTGCGTTACAGAGCACAAAGCGCCTAGCTCAGCCCCCTAACCAACCCACCCCATCCCCCACTTGTTTTGGTCTAATGTGAATATATACACGGTACAATACAGAGTCAGGACTTGCCCACCTTAAGTATGAGGAAGATGCCTTTTGGTTTACAGTAAAATTATATAGTAACAGGAGTACATGTCatgtaggtgttggctttgacaCCTATCAATATCATGTTGTACTACAACACAGTCACTGATCTAGCAGGTTGATTCCTGTATGAAGTGATCCTTTACCAGAGATGTAGGTACTCCTTAGCTGATTTGTTGAAGAGAAATCCCCCTTCAGACTTTCATTGTCCAGTAAAGCTCTGAAGGAAAAGAGCAGACACAGACAAACGAGAGAAGGATTCATAAAGGGAAAGTGAtgtaatatatttttttgcaacaCTATCTACAAAATCTTATGTCCTGGTTAGAAGCAGCTTGAATACTAATGTGACGAATAACCAAAATAATTTTTACTTTGGCCACACTAGGGGGTATTCTGAAATGATGTGTCATAGGCTGGGGTGAGAGGAGCGAAGTGGGAGGGCTTTTGTTGCCAACATGAGATCTGTTGTTATGGAAATGTGGGGACGACATTGTCATTGACGAACCATCTGCTGTGCATACCACTGCCATCAAATCCCCCTCTCACATACTCACAGCCTAAAATACAGGCATGCACACCCTGACATTCTGATTAGCCCAAGCAGAACTAATACCATTTGTATTCACAGATGTGGACCATGCCCATTCCAACACACATTCAAACCAGCATCTCTAATGAAACAATACTTAGAAATACTTATAAACTGGTGCACATGAATATCCCAATATGATCCCAGAATTACATTCCAAGTGTTGCTCAATGTGTTCTATTGCGCGTTGGGATGTACTGTATAGGTGCCGATAATATGAATTTGATGCATTTAACAAATCTCTTTGAGACTTgctctctgctgctctctgctTCTCCCCCTGCTTCTTGTTCCTGTTCCTCTAGACTCCCATAGCTCATACGTTGGTCATTCCCTGCTGATACCTTGGGGTCACTATGGAGGGGGAAGAGATCAAGGGAAAGAGAAAGGCCCATATAAAGTTACCCTGCTCAAGACAGCTGAGACGGGCCTTTTCAAGGGGATGACCTTTGGGCCAGACGGCTGAGCCCTATTGGACAACAGGCCTTGGACATCTACATATTGTTCCACATTCTCACAGGGGGAGGGGTGATGGGGCTCAGTCTGAACTTCCAGTTGAAAAGCCATCTTTGAATGTGATAAATGGGGCTAATAACATGGGGCTAATAATGATGGCTTTCTCACAAATCGGtagaaaagtaaaaaaaaaaaagaacatgtTTGGAAAAGAACTATTGGAAAAGAAGAGGAAGATAGTAGTGAAGATGGGATGATTGCGACATTTGCCTTAATTTGCATATTCTGATCGACAGGCTTTTTTGCAGACATCAAACATACGTGGGCTTGGTGTCGCTTTTTCAGCTGTTGCCGCCTTCATCAGAGCATGTTCAAACCAACTTGAGGTGACACCTTTATTTGAACCTTCCCACGCCTCGCTTACATTAAAAAATGACACTACCTCTTATCACCTTTGGCTGTGTGCCAATAGTCTTTCATGGCTTCCTCGCCTTGTCTCCTTTCCCTCTACAGTTGATAAGTAAAATAACTGGATGGATGGCCATCAACATACTTTCATCTGTCATGGTCTATCCGATCACTGGTTGTGAAGATAAACATACAAGGAAAACAAGTTAGTTAAGACTGACGTCCAACTTGAGATCCATATACAAGTAATGTTTTCAAGCAAAGCTCcaattgacatcaatgcatgatttaCTAGTTACCCTTTAGCATTTGGCCCAAAATGTCTATAGTTTCGTGCTAAAGATATGATGAGAGAGGTACTGTAGCTTCTGATatacagtcgtatgaaaaagtttgggcacccctgacaatgtgaaaatgtgcaatatgcatcAAAACAAAATTAGACAGGTGCACCCTAATAGAAAAATCACATCAATATTTAGTAGAGCCTCCTTTTGCTAAAATAACAGCCTCTAGACGCTTCCCATAGCCTCTAATGAGTGTCTGGATTCTGGATGAaggtattttggaccattcctccttacaaaacatctccagttcagttaggtttgatggttgccgagcatggacagcccgcttcaaatcatcccacagattctcaatgatattcaggtctggggactgggatggccagtccagaacattgtacttgttactctgcataaatgcccgggtagattttgagcagtgttttgggtcgttgtcttgttgaaatatccagcgccagcgtaacttcaactttgtgactgattcttcaacattcttcccaagaatctgctgatattgagtggaatccatgcgaccctcaactttaacaagattcccagtaccggcactggccacacagccccacagcatgatggaacccccaccaaatttgactgtgggtagcaagtgtttttcttggaacgctgtgttcttttgccgccatgcataacgtcccttgttatgaccaaataactcaatctttgtttcatccacagcaccttattccaaaatgaagctggcttgtccaaatgtgcgtttgcatacctcaagcgactctgtttgtggcgtgtgtgcagaaaaggcttcttccgcatcactctcccatacagcttctccttgtgcaaagtgcgctgaattgttgaacgatgcacagtgacaccatctgcagcaagatgatgttgtaggtctttggaggtggtctgtcggctgtttttgaccgttctcaccatccttcgcctctccgatattttacttggcctgccacttctggccttaacaagaactgtgcctgtggtcttccatttcctcactatgttcctcacagtggacactgacagcttaaatctctgcgatagctttttgtagctttcctctaaaccataatgttgaacaatctttgttttcaggtcatttgagagttgttttgaggcccccatgttgccactcttcagaggagagtcaaagagaacaacttgcaattggccaccttaaataccttttctcatgattggatgcacttgtctatgaagttcaaggcttaatgagctcaccaaaccaattgtgtgttccaattaatcagtgctaagtagttacaggtattcaaatcaacagaatgacaagggtgcccacatatttgcatagcctatttttcacatttgatttaatttcatacaacttaatattgctacactaaaagtctttgtctggacaataccccagtactcagcttttattagaaaatgaatggcatgccactgtgatcattttctgtgacgacagagtcaattattatgcagcctcagagaggtgcccaaactttttcatacgcCTGTATGTACTGTGACATGTACCGTACCTGTATGTGGCCACCTCCATGCCTAGAGACATCTTCAGCTGCAGCAGACCCCTACTTTCTGTCAGGAGAGTGTCAATCTGATTTCCCAGCGCCCCCTTCTCCATCTCCAACACGTCCAGATGGGCCTGTGGAACAGGAAAAGGGAAGAGAATTGATTGGAAATGGCATTGATGTTATCCAACCATAGCACATGAACAGGTATTGAAGGCACCGAATTATGGTTCCTGGTCACATGGCAAGAGCTTATGCCCAGCATAGAACATAGAATGTTCAATGTTGTGTTCCCTGCATCTTATGGTTGGGCCCCAGTGTGGATTTTTGACCTTTCTGGATAAATGATGACCTGGAACTAATTCCCAGAGCCCCAGCCTTCATTAGCATTTCAAATGAAAGGGAGCACAATATAAGCCTTCTCAGAGATActgtgttggtatgtttctacgTCATAGATATCATCAGACTCATTTGGACAAAAACACCTTGTTTTAATAAAATTACCATATTGTTCCTGTTTTTATTTTCGGCCATGTCCATTTGAAAAACATTCTGCTATGACTGACATTTGAAACGTTTTGTTTTGCTCTGGTTTGCTCAACTGGAAGCAGCTTTAGCTGTCTTGATTAACTGGCAAGATACACAACAAGCACATTGTAATTTGTCTTTGGACTGAAATCATTAGAAGGTCCTAAATCCCAGACAGCAGTCACATTCAGACAACACACTCAAGACGTTTTAAACAATGCATGATTATTAAAGCCTCACTCGATATGGAATTTAATAGTATGGTTAGGAATCTCACTTTTATGGCTTCAGTCTCAGTTCAGGTGAACAGAAGTTCTAAATAATCTAATTGATACTGTTTTATGATTGAATTGGCAAATGACACTGTTAACAAAGTTACCTATGAGATATTGACATGAATAAACCCACACCCATAAATACGCCCACACCAAAGACCAGGGTCGGCTACTTTAACTGTTCTTACCTGCAGGTTTTGTATCTCTTGCCTCTGCCTGTCTCTTTGTTTGGCCACACTCCTCTCCAGACACTGCCTTCTATCCTGGGCTGATTGTAGCTCATTCTCCAGGGCCTGAAGTTTCAGCTGGCTCTCAATCTTCTCCTGGCCCACCTGAGCCAACCgggttctggcctggtttagagaCTCGTCCAGGCTGTCCACCTGGCCCTGAAACACCATGGCTGCCTCATGCCACGCCCTGACAGCCATCTGGGAGTACTCCTCACCCAGCTCCTGGAGGCTGGGCAGCTGGGTTCCCGTTTGGGGTGGAGGGGGTGGCAGTGCAGGTCTGACATGGGTTAGTGTAGCCTGGAAGCCGGCAACATCTTCCTGGTGGGTTTGTATCTGGAACTGGATTTGTTTCTCTAGCTGGCTCACCTTCTCTCTTAACCAGATCtgagccctcctctcctcctccatctgctTCCTGCTGTCTGCCAGCTTCTTCTTCACCTCCCCATGGGCGTCTGCCTCCCACTGTCTCTGCAGCCCCAGGACTTGGAGCTCTTCACCCAGGCTCCCTAGCTCCAGCTCCACCTGATCCTTCTTCCTCCAGGCTTCCTCTACCTCTTGCCTGGCCAGGCTCAGCTTGTCCTCCAGGCCCATCCGCCCCCCCTGGCCGCTGCCCCTCAGGGCCTGGATCTCCTGGCATAGTagcttgttctcctcctccagcaGCCTCACTCGGCCCAGGTAGGTCTCCAGGCGTTGGTTGAGGTTCAGCATCTGGAGCTTGTCGTCGGTCCGGTGGCTGTGGTGGTGTCGGAGGCGGTGGAGCtccatgtcagagagagaggacagatagTAATGCTGGTTGAGTAATTCAAATTTTTTAAAGTAAGTATTCCCTACCCTGGAGCGAGATGGTTCTGGCAATGTGTGTGAGGTGCTgattcggtctctctctctctctctctctctctctctctctctctctctctctctctctctctctctctctctctctctctctcgctcgctcgctctctctctctctctctctctctctctctctctctctctctctctctctctctctctctctctctctctcgctctctctctcgctctctctctctctctctctctctctctctctctctctctctctctctctctctctctctctctctctctctctctctctctctctctctctctctctctctctctctctctctctctctctctctctctctctctctctctctctctctctctctctctctctctctctctctctctctctctctctctctctctctctctctctctctctctctctctctctctctctctctctctctctctctctctctctctctctctctctctctctctctctctctctccaagcctgtgtgtgatggtcagaATCTGCTGTGAGGCTGCTTGCATCCTGGAGTGTGACCGCTGGTGAGATACTCTCCTTTCATACTGGAATTAATGCAGGGGGAGGGCAGAGGGGAagaaaggggaggagggatggagaggagggaagagagggaggtgggagtgAGCGGTGATGTCATTTGGGGGTTAACTCTAGCACTGCTGCGTGTCTTTTTCTTATTCACTGGGAGAAATTCACATTTTGATTGAATGATTTCTGTTATCTCTACAAGTACATATTCAGTTGTTATTTATGAAATGATGTATTTCTTTACACCagttttttttgttgataaaaaAACAAATTGTGTGTAATTGTTAGACTACTGAATGTAATATGTAAGGCTAAATGCCATAGCATGAATACAATACTCTAATACGGCACTGTAAATGAAGAGACTTGACAGAAAGCCTAGAGGAAACATTTGTATTTGGACTAAGACAACTCTGATTGTCACACATGTTTAGAAATGATAGGCTAAATCAATCTAATTGGATAGTTTTTTTATTAAAAATAGTGATGTATCTACTTCTCAGATCCATTTTGACCTCACTACTACCCTCTggtgacagagggaagagagggaggtgggagtgAGCGGTGATGTCATTTGGGGGTTAACTCTAGCACTGCTGCGTGTCTTTTTCTTATTCACTGGGAGAAATTCACATTTTGATTGAATGATTTCTGTTATCTCTACAAGTACATATTCAGTTGTTATTTATGAAATGATGTATTTCTTTACACCagttttttttgttgataaaaaAACAAATTGTGTGTAATTGTTAGACTACTGAATGTAATATGTAAGGCTAAATGCCATAGCATGAATACAATACTCTAATACGGCACTGTAAATGAAGAGACTTGACAGGAAGCCTAGAGGAAACATTTGTATTTGGACTAAGACAACTCTGATTGTCACACATGTTTAGAAATGATAGGCTAAATCAATCTAATTGGATAGTTCTTTTATTAAAAATAGTGATGTATCTACTTCTCAGATCCATTTTGACCTCACTACTACCCTCTGGTGACAGTATTTCAACATTACAGCAGCCCCACGTCCATCCAGTATCAAGTCCACTTCCATTCAACCTTGATCCTATGGTTGGGAAAGGGAGGTACTTAATCAGTTGTacatctgaatgccttcaactgaaatgtgtcttccgcatttaacccaacccctctggctCAATAGTGTCCTGAAGATCTATTGCAGACATATGGGAAATTAATTACAGACAAATGAGaaacacattactacatgttctgAAGTCTTAGCAAGTCGGGGTATTCCCTTTAACTTGTAAACCAGTCAACCACAATGTGAATTGGCCAACTTCTCAAAAAACATCTCAAGCAACCACTGACAGGAGGGTATGGCATGTCTTCAGAGGTGTCCTCATACTAAAACAAGTGAGCATAGAAT of Salvelinus alpinus chromosome 4, SLU_Salpinus.1, whole genome shotgun sequence contains these proteins:
- the LOC139573714 gene encoding nestin-like, with amino-acid sequence MELHRLRHHHSHRTDDKLQMLNLNQRLETYLGRVRLLEEENKLLCQEIQALRGSGQGGRMGLEDKLSLARQEVEEAWRKKDQVELELGSLGEELQVLGLQRQWEADAHGEVKKKLADSRKQMEEERRAQIWLREKVSQLEKQIQFQIQTHQEDVAGFQATLTHVRPALPPPPPQTGTQLPSLQELGEEYSQMAVRAWHEAAMVFQGQVDSLDESLNQARTRLAQVGQEKIESQLKLQALENELQSAQDRRQCLERSVAKQRDRQRQEIQNLQAHLDVLEMEKGALGNQIDTLLTESRGLLQLKMSLGMEVATYRALLDNESLKGDFSSTNQLRSTYISDGVPSSRGVKQSFQTQLATSHMIRPISTIHRASPQSNVTMMSASPIWTQNRVTLNKTPESCRKTEEEHIDFGVGSNHQVSCSTPYPKVPQDGISVDHFRPQDIHKEVNYAEPLSPPTEEAGADVISLLGSDYKEQYMWDMEKEKEDQNIVRTWFAEEKPVLESAMSHQVETCFSMPTVFSTDAQELYSPSVSYERAGSVTGAHSAFSANYDNDVPFETSFEKEEPLLDMPYGPMNASEERDLETAKKDAEWAGNEGLESETKSVLEQAFEYGAGKSYNKPIEFNQEDSMSYESTQASHGYNKPIEFNQEDNMSYESTQAFNGLEEAFCHVKRLEEDVINLPNEDENDMSNKHEEQLEDEWHAYGYGKDDCERSGGFNKENDMTERIDKFNQEEIISYESAQASHWSEEVFHHVERVEEGDIHFTKGDDENDMSNRREEQHALNPNGDVKDEWDRVGGYNEENRIGERMDDWKEGKDHVKEEETWNNRETQPNRSDQEYIPSNVEKLNQFEQEQIPSGREKLNISDNDKEDHDEANYCQNNSVLWRAELEGDSYAQDNTLADTHPLIRYKSDETDVNTQASHMGESDSSDGEEDREVCQTGTDTCGEGKSKQFDTMEYLYEESEGDVIDQESNMGSTHQEDMDASQTKEHATQENDEENAVDQLIQEAEEEQSYEELTEPGEYSMVCSDEDYNEERIDRLVEQELENLSISSYSEHFNGQMIESESVLSLQIESHTELAQTQDILYSEEVEQIHSERLNQSEQEHIPSGGEKLNQTDSEHIPSNREKLNVYVQEHIPSDGEKLNQSEQENIPSGGEKLNQSEPEYIISGGEKLDICEQEHIPSDREIYQFEPEHITSNGEKLNQSEQENIPLGGEKLNQTDSEHIPSNREKLNVYVQEHIPSDGEKLNQSEQENIPSGGEKLNQSEQENIPSGGEKLNQSEQENIPSGGEKLNQSEAEDITSGGETLDICEQEHIPSDREKMYQFEPEHIPSNGEKLNQSEQENIPLGGERINQSEQEYIISSEEKLNQSEQENVPSGEEKRNQSEQENVPSSEEKLNQSEPEYIISGGEKLDICEQEHIPSDREKMYQFEPEHITSNGEKLNQSEQENIPLGGEKINQSEQQYIISGGEKLNVNAQEHIPTDGEKMNQSKSEYIPSGGEKLNQSEQENIPSGGEKLNQSEQENIPSGGEKLNQSEQENIPSGREKLNQSEQENIPSGGEKLNQSEQENIPSGGEKLNQSEQENIPSGREKLNQSEQENIPSGGEKLNQSEQENIPSGGEKLNQSEQENIPSGGEKLNQSEQENIPSGGEKLNQSEQENIPSGGEKLNQSEQENIPSGGEKLNQSEQENIPSGGEKLNQSEQENIPSGGETLDICEQEHIPSDREKMNPSEPEYTPSGGEKLNQYEQQNIPLGSEKLNQYEPEYITSGEYKLNLYEQEHIPSDREKMNQSDPKYIPSGGEKLNQSEQEHIPSGGEKLNQSEQEHIPSGGEKLNQSEQECISSEVMYSVHSRILMTSEHTSLRESSGEISKEEYLAQGKVFSGGLGTEAVPDKIEGQDDQNLSMLTHADFTESHSIYSSLNSRPESQTNMNNLDIEESNSTDDESPNASQYLQPVTKANLTADQEDLLDVAVSHYEDCNPLIEHSAEEVTSYQASNECLQTDEWEVLESPNKHLESGDPFAGHKRDSERSSKTDSEGRDLHSFLSSGVHNNFWGSNLETGAPYQLDEPYDHVTELPNQNLALANNLTWVDLENPQGTNWNTKMDSDTPKASTLEEEDKQMPSQVKQLVCRDVVEGVNVTSEGSEDEGDSWSSGEE